The Fragaria vesca subsp. vesca linkage group LG2, FraVesHawaii_1.0, whole genome shotgun sequence genome includes a window with the following:
- the LOC101301058 gene encoding uncharacterized protein LOC101301058: METLLVVEHKNQYYSRGKQHGPGRVGPTPSKSFRGINCRTFQSGSGILPTPPPLKSSSTTTPVSKKPSPSVYSPKTPSADSQFDAKTKSYSDSKVMSRNNGRTNPIPIDARNLKKEKPFNEGFSFSELWAGPAYSNSPPPSSLPIPKFSVRPKRTVSLELPSSVSAIEMHPIAKSAPASPTREHSSSKRDLFHNADSATRTLRRILNLDVDNE, translated from the coding sequence ATGGAGACCCTTCTTGTTGTGGAGCATAAGAACCAGTACTACAGCCGGGGAAAGCAACATGGGCCGGGCCGTGTTGGGCCGACGCCGTCCAAGAGCTTCCGAGGGATCAATTGCCGGACTTTCCAATCCGGCTCAGGTATTCTGCCAACCCCTCCTCCATTGAAGTCGAGTTCTACTACTACTCCTGTTTCGAAGAAACCATCCCCTTCTGTTTATTCACCCAAAACACCTAGCGCTGATTCGCAGTTTGATGCCAAGACTAAATCTTACTCTGATAGTAAAGTAATGAGTAGAAACAATGGGAGAACCAACCCGATTCCTATCGATGCCCGAAACCTGAAGAAAGAGAAGCCTTTTAATGAGGGTTTTTCGTTTTCTGAACTCTGGGCTGGCCCTGCTTACTCAAACTCTCCACCACCTAGTTCGTTGCCAATACCCAAATTTTCAGTTCGGCCAAAGAGGACCGTGTCGCTTGAATTGCCTAGCTCAGTTTCTGCTATTGAAATGCACCCAATTGCCAAGTCTGCACCCGCGTCCCCAACCAGAGAGCATAGCTCCTCCAAAAGAGATCTCTTTCACAATGCGGACTCAGCCACTAGGACTCTGCGTCGCATCCTCAACCTTGATGTTGACAATGAATGA
- the LOC101301347 gene encoding uncharacterized protein LOC101301347, with product MLRYRSRAVTSKQAPMADHSSQQSQNYYTTKIPSFFGSPRFRAFFTIKGSHSETDQSPMISPTSILDTKLISLPFGNPFPCDKNQPQLIPKALSGTKHSWDNSEAKGIGLALVDTLIDEKSEVNCSTACKQSNGNKVLFGTKLRVQIPPYPAKGSANSGIQTENSNSNSYSPQAFSRCVSVREMELSEDYTCVISRGPNPRTTHIFDNCIVESYYTLSDSGHFSKSAPENFLSFCHTCKKNLEQKIDIYIYRGDKAFCSRECRYQEMLLDDKVGNPEF from the exons ATGCTGAGATATAGATCTAGAGCAGTGACCAGCAAGCAAGCTCCAATGGCTGATCACAGCTCTCAACAATCTCAAAACTACTACACCACCAAGATCCCATCTTTCTTTGGTTCTCCAAGATTCAGAGCCTTTTTCACAATAAAGGGTAGTCACTCTGAAACTGACCAAAGCCCTATGATAAGTCCTACTTCAATCCTTGACACCAAGCTTATTTCTCTCCCTTTTGGAAACCCTTTTCCATGTGACAAAAACCAACCCCAGTTAATCCCAAAAGCTTTGTCAGGGACCAAACACTCTTGGGACAACTCAGAGGCCAAAGGCATTGGCCTTGCTCTAGTTGACACACTCATTGATGAAAAATCTGAAGTTAATTGTAGCACTGCTTGTAAGCAAAGTAATGGGAATAAGGTCCTGTTTGGAACTAAGCTTAGAGTTCAAATACCACCCTATCCGGCAAAAGGGTCTGCTAATTCCGGCATCCAAACAGAGAATTCGAATTCGAATTCGTATTCTCCTCAGGCTTTTTCAAGGTGTGTTTCAGTGAGGGAAATGGAGCTTTCTGAGGACTATACATGTGTGATATCTCGTGGACCTAATCCAAGAACAACTCATATATTCGACAACTGCATTGTTGAAAGCTACTACACCTTATCGGATTCAGGCCACTTCTCCAAATCTGCTCCGGAGAATTTCCTTAGCTTCTGTCACACATGCAAGAAGAATCTTGAGCAGAAGATTGACATTTATATCTACAG GGGTGACAAGGCCTTCTGCAGCCGTGAGTGCCGCTACCAAGAAATGCTCCTAGACGATAAAGTTGGAAACCCAGAATTTTGA
- the LOC101301631 gene encoding tRNA (guanine-N(7)-)-methyltransferase subunit WDR4-like, producing MEDTYEEASKDTEVAPALIAVHPTQNSVAVAIGSDLRVFDLIGGCAVSLVDDSGGSLHKDSIRAIRYGASGKLFVSAGDDKLVKIWSTESWRCISTVCSEKRVTAVAISNDGSYVCFADKFGVIWVVDLDVEGFDGNQVSANKKAAPMLSHYCSIITSLEFSPDGRFFVSADRDFKIRVNVFPKKPLDGAHEIQSFALGHTEFVSCLAFVCTQEFPQGFLVSGSGDSTVRLWDISSGSLLDTCDIIEKAGPLEFKGIEEESCAAVTDLCTIPDSTLVAVAVQSLQGIILLRCDPSAQTLDVAKVVTIKGDTFIPTSLATSVSSGLLWMVTGASNLGGLESPSLARVRVISDFKETTPDVEGPTVLEDDETPGGVKLLEKLQGRVSIDEKVFSTAAEALKISMSKLLIKKQYSTERREFRKRGRNDKKLKQ from the exons TGGGGGTTGTGCAGTCTCTTTGGTGGATGATTCTGGTGGGTCTCTTCATAAGGATTCCATAAGAGCCATTCGGTACGGAGCAAGTGGGAAGCTATTTGTGTCTGCTGGTGATGATAAACTTGTCAAGATATGGTCAACTGAATCTTGGCGCTGCATTAGTACTGT CTGCTCAGAGAAAAGAGTGACTGCAGTTGCCATAAGCAACGATGGTTCCTATGTTTGTTTTGCGGACAAATTTGGGGTTATTTGGGTTGTGGATCTGGATGTGGAGGGCTTTGATGGAAACCAAGTGTCTGCTAACAAAAAGGCAGCTCCTATGCTTTCTCACTATTGTAGCATAATAACAAGCCTG GAATTTTCTCCTGATGGGCGATTTTTTGTCAGTGCTGATCGGGATTTCAAAATACGC GTTAATGTGTTTCCCAAGAAGCCTTTAGATGGTGCCCATGAGATACAAAGTTTTGCGCTTGGTCATACAGA ATTTGTTTCCTGCCTTGCTTTTGTTTGCACTCAGGAGTTCCCCCAAGGTTTTCTTGTCTCTGGAAGTGGTGATTCAACT GTTCGCCTATGGGATATTTCCTCAGGATCTCTTTTAGATACTTGTGATATTATAGAAAAG GCAGGACCTTTAGAGTTTAAAGGAATAGAAGAGGAGTCCTGTGCGGCTGTTACTGATTTATGCACTATCCCAGATAGTACACTTGTTGCCGTCGCTGTACAAAG TTTGCAAGGGATTATATTGTTGAGATGCGATCCTTCTGCTCAAACTCTCGATGTTGCCAAG GTGGTAACTATCAAGGGAGATACATTTATTCCTACAAGCCTGGCAACTAGTGTATCCTCAGGACTGTTGTGGATGGTAACAGGTGCCTCTAACTTGGGTGGTCTTGAAAGCCCCTCTTTGGCTCGTGTCAGGGTTATCTCTGACTTTAAGGAAACCACTCCTGATGTTGAAGGGCCAACTGTTTTGGAAGATGATGAGACCCCTGGGGGCGTGAAATTGCTCGAAAAATTACAGGGAAGAGTGTCCATTGACGAAAAGGTTTTCTCAACAGCAGCTGAGGCTTTGAAAATATCCATGAGCAAATTACTGATAAAGAAGCAGTACTCTACCGAAAGGCGAGAATTTAGAAAGAGAGGTAGAAATGATAAGAAACTCAAACAGTGA